A genome region from Sardina pilchardus chromosome 22, fSarPil1.1, whole genome shotgun sequence includes the following:
- the LOC134070066 gene encoding tryptase-2-like has product MSLQTLLCVTVLLCKFTGCLSIMGGRDAQRGAWPWMVLMEDFEDGRSWRCGGSLVSDQWVLTSADCLDYMMSGPAVLPESSFARVGELSLMEPSGRKVKLKRAVLHPDYWTLHTNVGLVQLQEAVSFSDTVQPVLLPSPRDQFSPHTECWITGWGQVAKGKELGGKKTLQELQVPLIDEATCRQMHPKKTNSTMCADDLRGGKGSCEHDHGGPLVCVLAGEVERRFVQVGIISFDRGCGRVGVPTLYEDVFRHTQFIRDTIQEAECNDLPPSEACFL; this is encoded by the exons ATGAGCCTCCAGACTTTGCTGTGTGTGACGGTGCTGCTCTGCAAAtttacag GATGTCTTTCTATCATGGGGGGCCGTGATGCACAGAGGGGGGCGTGGCCCTGGATGGTCCTCATGGAGGATTTTGAAGATGGCCGTTCCTGGCGTTGTGGAGGATCACTGGTCTCAGATCAGTGGGTCTTGACATCAGCTGACTGCTTGGA TTACATGATGAGTGGGCCAGCGGTGCTCCCAGAGAGTTCGTTTGCTCGTGTCGGAGAGCTGAGTCTGATGGAACCTTCTGGAAGGAAGGTGAAGCTGAAGCGGGCGGTGCTGCACCCAGACTACTGGACTCTCCACACCAACGTGGGCCTGGTGCAGCTGCAGGAGGCCGTGTCCTTCTCTGACACAGTGCAGCCCGTGCTGCTGCCCAGCCCCCGAGACCAATTCAGCCCCCACACTGAGTGCTGGATCACCGGATGGGGTCAAGTAGCTAAgggca agGAGCTGGGTGGGAAGAAGACTCTCCAGGAGCTGCAGGTGCCTCTGATTGATGAGGCCACATGTCGTCAGATGCACCCCAAGAAGACTAACAGCACGATGTGCGCTGATGACCTGAGGGGAGGAAAAGGCTCCtgtgag caTGACCATGGTGGGCCCCTAGTGTGTGTCCTagcaggagaggtggagaggaggtttGTGCAGGTCGGCATCATCAGCTTTGACAGGGGCTGTGGTCGTGTGGGAGTGCCTACACTCTACGAAGACGTCTTCCGCCACACCCAGTTCATCAGGGACACCATTCAGGAGGCAGAATGCAACGATCTGCCACCTTCTGAAGCATGTTTTCTGTAA
- the LOC134070546 gene encoding tryptase-2-like gives MDLRISRTGGEVWDILSSFSFEVMAGVGVATEIPLGYSHSVQLHQWHAAQRDLGLVQLQEPVSHTLKPVALPGLRDVLTPQAECWVIGWGDVDENHHLGGEKTLQQLRLPLVDDNTCRQAYPKTNDNQLCAGYMEGGKDACQGDSGGPLVCMSRGQFVQVGVVSFGSGCARRGYPGVYTRVYNYMQFIEDSIGTYS, from the exons atggaCCTTCGGATCTCTCGCACAGGAGGGGAGGTGTGGGATATCCTGTCGAGCTTTTCCTTTGAG GTGATGGCTGGCGTGGGCGTGGCTACGGAGATCCCATTAGGCTACTCACACTCAG TACAGCTCCACCAGTGGCATGCAGCACAACGCGACCTGGGCCTGGTGCAGCTGCAGGAGCCCGTCTCCCACACGCTCAAGCCCGTGGCTCTGCCTGGTCTCCGAGACGTCCTCACACCCCAGGCTGAGTGCTGGGTCATTGGATGGGGTGATGTAGATGAGaacc accATTTGGGAGGTGAGAAGACgctccagcagctcaggctcCCCCTAGTGGACGACAACACCTGCAGGCAAGCGTACCCAAAGACCAACGACAACCAGCTGTGTGCCGGATACATGGAGGGAGGCAAGGACgcctgccag ggtgactCTGGTGGCCCCCTGGTGTGTATGTCGCGTGGGCAGTTTGTCCAGGTCGGGGTGGTGAGTTTTGGAAGTGGCTGTGCCCGGCGTGGCTACCCTGGGGTGTACACACGCGTGTATAACTACATGCAGTTCATCGAGGACTCCATTGGCACATACAGCTGA